TctgctaattttaaaaattgcaaaaaaaaaagtttttgtggTATGTATTGAAAAAGATAATAAGGGGCCTCAAGATTTTGGTTTGCATACAGGCCTCAAGTAGTCTGCAGTTTTAGCGTTGAGCTTctgaaattattaatgttaccatattatgttatttaaatgtctGATAAAATTACAGAATTACTTTAGAATGTCACCAATTGTTACACGATCTCACACGTACAAGTGTCTTTTGGTTTACAAAtggtgaaaatgtcaaaaatgaCTTTCTGTCAAGTGATACTcaatacaacataaataataattgtactatctgccaataaatattgtacactTCATCAGTATAATTTACTAACGCCCACCTACGTCCTGCACCATTAGATATGTCGAAATACGTCTGCCAGTCTCTATGTGACACTACTTTCTGAGCTAGATCTCGTGGCAATAATAcacttatttgttattattattttagttttttttcacgCTATAGTTATGTTGGTGAACCAAGTACACAGTAATGTCTGTTGGTTAAAAGAAACACGTATGCACCATTTTCTCGGATTTTAGCCCAAAATATAGGCAGCCATAAGTCTTTTTGACGTAATGCCGTAATCGGACAAGTTTTTGATAGTTTTCTCTATCAAACCACCCCGTAAAAACCATATACGATGAAATAATCGAACAACACATTTGAATCTAATTTGGTGGCCGATGGGTcataataggtatttctatcttaaagtaatatataacgttattattataccaactcAACCAAGGTTTCACTTTAAGGTTaggtttaggtaggtacctacttacgtTAAATATTAGATGCGAAAGTATAAACTACCTACGACAAATTGTGCTGAAGAATGCTGATAACTTATTTAATACGAAAAATTATTGGTATCTGTTTAAGTATAATTGtgtccaaattttaaattaaaaaaaaatatctataaaaaaaaattgctacgTGCTAGAATTTTCTATTATACAAACCATTTCCTGACAATTactaacacaataaaaaaaaggttggcaagtggatgtcgctctgataTACAGCTGTACAAGTGGGTCACaatataatggatggtattaaatttgaattcaatgatataatatcattatataagaaaaacgattctgagcagagacggtaAGTCAGTCTGGGTATAAGACatgttatatactattatatctttggtattaaaaaaaaaattgacctgtaataataggtacctacttataataaattccaaattaatcatattatcacaatatctattataggtacttataacgcgttatacatcaacaacaaaccgtgatactatcatagatattatacttaagaaattttaagtacccacgaataatattatacaatcacaacaaaataactaaaatagttattctaggttttttaatatgtaatttcgtccaaatttgaacttaaaatgactataaaaataaactgtgcttatgtattttttagattttccgGTAACAGAATTAACTACTTATGCTGAAtcttgtttaaattttcaatccttagatataaaagttgaacattttataaacttttaactacaaaataattattcaattttaaatttgataaattttgtcaaaattcgatctttaaatgctttaaaaaaaattgtgccaatgtatttttaatatttttcaactgctattgtaacaatttatatgtattgtattaattgtagccttgtattaattttttacactttttaaccaaacaaataaaactttattgatattcatgaaaaaaaaattaaaaaaattgaagtatgaaattgtccgtaaacagctcaaaacaagtcaaaatattttgaaaatttataaaatgttcaaattttatagctataaggattgaaaacttacaaggttccacgtaaataggtaatatataaattactttattcacaatcaaatattatacttggtaacaatattattataggctgactgaacgTCTTCGCGGCTCAGAAtcgtgattttcttattttgttgtaattcaaaaacgaataaccgttgACACTTGAGATTTATATCACATGTTTATTTTGATCTGTTTAagaacaatttcaaatttcaatttgtttagttttttttttctataaatatcaatacaattttatttgttgggccaacaatcgtcaaaatgtaatacaaggctcctgatatattgcttaaatagcagttgaaaaatattagaaatacataggcacaatttctTTTTAAGCATTTATAAAGTTAGATTTTCGAcaacatttaacaaaatttaaaaattattttgtagttaaaaatgtataaaatgttcaacttttatatagctaaggattgaaaacttacaacaaggttccacataggttattctgtaaccaaaaaatctcaacaatataaaacacagtttttttttatagttattttttgtttaaatttggatgaaatgacaggtattaaataactaagaataacgattttagttattttgttgtaatattataatattaatttaacttactggctaccgtattaatgATAAGTatagctaataaaaatataaatataatataaaatatccactcTGACAAACCGTAACTACTCAGAATTGTGCGATATGTTATCCAACCATTGGTGAACAAGAGAGAGAGAATTAAAATAACAGAGGTAACTCTGTAcgcaaaaatatctaaaatattataagaaagtaCATTTGAAATCTGATCGAGCtcagttgtttatttttttaattatttctttaataaactaggcaaaaataaactttttaccAAATAgcaaatgatttaataaaatagttacatGTAGCCATGTAGAACGTAGATACAATTATGACGAAATTCGTACTGTCACAATTCATTATACCTACTCGTAGTTTATATCACATCAGGGGTGATCctaaggtttattttttttttttttttggggaggGGAAGTGAATTTTGCccacttttatatatattatatagttatcagCCGTCGCCGCTTAATAGGTATAATCTTTTTGTTAGGTGTACAGTATGCATGAtcgcattataaattataatgatatgtgttttatgatagttgaatattttcatattttagggGTACGCCACACGTCATACATGGGCGTATTTACTTGCGTTTCCCGCGTGCAGGCCTGTGGAAAATTTCctccctaataataatatactaaatattatataggtacatgtaacatattataatagaaaacgtgtaaacttaaaaatgttgcTGCTGTTATAGTGCCTGcattctataatataaacatgccACTGCACACATATTATAGCTGTTGAAACGCGCGCGGCGAATCCGCGAAATTATCGAAACAGCAAAAAAATAGATGACAGGTAGCTCCAAACCGCGTCTTAATCGCggatcaacaaaataatatgcagtATGCAGCGTTTCACACGCTCGTTTAAATCGCTATGTGTGGCGCCTGTCTACCTAAggcatattttacatttaaaatatacatccaccccccccccccctccctcccATCACCaaactatgatatattatattataatataatgtatacaaagcAATTATTTTAAAGGTTATTCTCGCACTAATTTTCTCAacaaatattaactaataatttttttcattatttaaattgtttactttttttacgAAATGATACATGTGTTATCTTACATTCCATCAGAGCAGAATTTTTTCtaagaatttcaaaatataaatatcggaTTTcagatttagttttttttttgaatttatcagcTTTAATGTGTTTAAGGTTTAGACGAGCGTCCGTGAGAGCCATTCCACTTTACTTCACTTcactcatttttaaataactacttatgtaattaagttaattaattttttaaaaacagttttacAGCTCCtttaagattttataaaagtattaaattataaatgttattgttttaatattatagtttgacCTTTTTGCAATTTGatgtaaaaaaagtattattatgttaaattattaatttcgatatgtataatatttaataacgatatacctaaattatttaggtattaaaataggtatattatacaatatatgtgtCACCACTTGTCACTGGGAAAATTCGAGATGATTGATTagtgattttaaattctgagcgaagcgataaatgtattaattttccaataatgtgtgtgtttttttttttattttttttttgtgtgtgtgtcatcaccttttaggacaataaaagtgcatggattttcttcaatagtaacttttctgataggaaagtgaatctagttggtactttagggggtaaaaaagtaaaaatttcccagtagttttcaaaagcgacgtgaaaaacaaaaaaaaaattaagaaaaaacgggaatttttacgcaaaatctgtttttgagaaaagaTTTGGTtgttggtgcaactctaaaacaaatgaccgctggtacatgaaatgttgactgaatgtttatattagcatttatcatgttccaaatattttaacttattttgagctgtttacggaattttcagtttccattttttttagtttttttttctataaatatcaataaaattttattcgttagttaaaaaagcttgaaaatttaatagaacgctcctaggttattgtttcaaaggcagatgaaaaaaatttaaaatccttagtcacagtttatatttataagcatttaaagttcaaatcttgaaaaaatacggaaaaatcacgaaaattagcatattattttgagttgagaattcataaaaatttttctttttaaatctaagatttgaaaatggaATACAAGACTATTCATAAGttcgtctacctttatcaaaaaaaaaatgtcaacaataaagtcaaattaaatttttatgagcgtttgaaattcatatttttacaaaatttgatattcactcgatttctcatgtaacgattttgctattttgttgttattcaaaaaagaaTAACTGTAGATCAGTAGTTCTCAACCGGGGTGACATGTCACCTTAGGGTGACGTGGACCTAACTTAGGGGTGACGCAGAATCTTAacaagaaaagaaaaaatttaaaaaataaatttttcgataatagtaaaattataataataataataaaatttcgaAAACAATCATATTGTTGATATGATATTCATATTCCATGATACAAACAGATGACTGTGAGGTACAACAGGAAGCAGTGGAATTGAAGAACGACCGAACGCTTCTAGTTAAGTTTAATGAGGTCACGCTAGACAGCTTTTGGGTGGCTCTTAACAATGAATACCCTCGATTATCGAAAAAGGCTATTGAAGTGCTCCTTCAGTTTTCTACGTCTTGGTTATGTGAGCATGGCTTTAGTGcactaacaaatataaaaacaaaaaaacgcaACAGACTCACAAAAACAACTATAGAAGACGATATGAGACTTGCTCTTTCCACCATCAACCCTAGGATTCCCCAACTTTGTAAAAAACACCAGGGTCAAATttcacattaaatttatataaatcattattttttttttaactttaatttttttctgtactgtattttttttttaataaaagaataattttaatatatacagctaagattgtttattattttgatgttaggtttttttttttttacattacacAGTTAGGGTGACGCGATGTTTGATTCTAGTGGTTAAAGGTGACATGAAtcaaaaaaggttgagaactactgctgtagatacatgaacattttactgaatgtttatattttcattttctatacaccatacaattttgaaaatattttgactctttttgagctgtttacggacattgtcagttttaaatttttatcaataaaattttaattgtaaaaatgcgtgaaaatgtaatgcaaggctcctgatatattgttacaataacagttgaaaaatattataaacacataggcacaatttttttttataagcattttaagttcaaaatttgacaaaatttatcaagtttaaaatttaataattattttgtagttaaaaatttataaaatgttctacttttataactaaggattgaaaattttaaacaaggctccacgtaaataggttatatataaattactttattcacaataatatcatcaaatatacttggtaatatcataggctgactgaccgtctccgctcagaatcatttttcttatacaatgatattattatatcattgaattcaaattttttatcaccattcattacagtgacccactatatttccacttacccacctttttttagttatttattattataattattactacttaatttattttaaaattttgagtGTTTGGCAAAAATGACAAAACTGACCATTCTGACCGGGATATTTACTGTCCATATCACGTATCATATAACTGGGTATCATTATCAATACACACGGCACAAATTAGCTATTAGTTGTGTATTGAAATTGATACACATGGTACTCAAAATTACCAAAGGTACCAATGTTAAGTGCACTTAACAGTATGCatgcataattttaaaaagtagtaCAGCTCTTATAACTAAGCGGTGCtagggaataataataaaaaaaattcagataAAAATTTGTCGGCTAAAATATATGGATTTATAAAGAGTTAAGTAAAGTTTAGtagagtaggtaggtatttcttaatattttaaaatgtcatatcGACAATATTGTgctttacaataatacaatggcACAATGCTAGTAAATATTGAAGTTTCcaatttcaaatacctaaacGTAAGTGAAAACTCCTTCGTTTAATATCTtcgttttaaacataaaatcttcatatattatttgtcaCTATATAttttgcaaggctgggcaagttaatgattttttttaactgagttaagttaagttaatatgcaccaataacaagaagttaaaagttaatttaaccaTAGGTTatctcagttaagttaaaagttaatttaactataggttaactcagttaagttaaaagttaatacacactttttgttaactttttattaagttaaaaaaaagttaatttgattaTACAACGATAGCGTACTTCAGTTTTTTTGCaacccaaaaataaaatttttaactacaaaataattattaaattttaaatttaataaattttgtcaaaattcggaatttaaatgcttacaaaaaaaaattgtgtttatgtatttctaatatttttcaactgctattgtaacaatatataaaaaaaacgtgaaaatttaatgcaaagctcctgaaatgttcacgcttttttacccaacaaataaagttttattgacattcatagaaaaaaggtggataagtggatgttgctctgctgtacagtaggttaccagtgggtcactgtaatggctggtgttaaatttgaattcaatgatataatatcattgtataagaaaaacgattctgagcgaaaacggtcagtcagcctatgatattaccaagtatatttgatgatattattgtgaacaaagtaatttatatataacctatttacgtggagccttgttttaaattttcaatccttagccataaaagttaaacatgttatacattttcaactacaaaataattaataaattataaatttgataaatgttgtcaaaatttgaactttaaatgcttataaaaaaaaattgtgcctatgtatttttaatatttttcaactgctattagaacgacatatcaggagccttatattcaattttcacgcttttttacattacaaaaattttttattgatatttatagaaaaaaaaactaaaaaaattgaaaactgactatgtccgtaaaccactcaaaaagagccaaaatattttcaaaattttatggtgtatagaaaatgttaatataaacattcagtgaaattttcaagtatctatagtcattcgtttttcaattacaataaaataagaaaattgttacatgagaaatcaagtgaatatccaatgttgtaaaaatataaatttcagacgctcataaaaatttaatttaagtttcttgtagacatttttttttgataaaggtagacacttatgagtaatcttatattacattttgaaatcttagatttaaaaagaaaatttttatgaattctcaactcaaaataatttgctaattttcgtgatttttccgtattttgtcaaaatttgaactttaaatgcttataaataaaaaaaaaaacacacatcattgtaaaatcaatacattcatagcttcgttcagaatctaaaagactactaaaattggaaacagaaaatgatCCTAAgtaattcaaaacaaatcaaaatattttgaaaattgtatcatattatatagataatgcaaatataaacgactagtgaaaatttcatgtatacgttcatttgttttagagttacaccttaaaccaaaatcgattttgtggaaatttttatgtagtttttcccggtgcttttgaaaactattgggagttttaaattttgtccTCCCTAATGcatcaacaatattcacttttccatcaaacaagatactgaagttgaaaatcgatacattatttcgactacttatcgtgtacacacgacacaaaaattaaaattttttttcaaaaaaacgcatatcattgtaaaatcaatacattcatcgtacCACTCGGAagtcagaatctaaaattcagtttttatattctatattctataatataatattataataataatataatggatatCAAATCACAGTATATGTTTCATATACTGGCGTATGATTCTACGTAGAATCAGGtggaatttattatatgaaGACACTCAAGGGAAAATAtcacattacattttttgtgcgtcgtatttttattttattttattttttcgtgtgaattctatattttttcaattagtaatgattaaatattttgcctactagaatgtaatttttatttattcagttataatagtacctactggctactactaaaatgtattaagcAATGTtagctttttttgtttttctacaaAGATTACGTAGGTTGCGAAAAATGTAAACTTAAAAAAGTGGGTCGCCAGTACAAAAAGGTTGAAGACCActgaattataatgtataacgtatgtattgaatttgaattcaatagcatatgaaaaacgattgAGCGAGAACGCCCgtagtaatattgtagtttagACAGccgtcaatataattttataatatgtagtatatattatggcaaaataatatgttttagcaATCAAGCAATTAAAATAGGTCAGACCAGTAAAGCAAAAAACTATAATGACTCGGTGCACAAGTCCGTTTTTTACCGCAAGTGGTTGAAAGGAAACAATACATGCGCGGTGACTGCACAattttatcacatattatttacacCATATTTGCGGTGCCGCAGCGGAAAAAAAAACAGACGTGTGCACCGGCCTGAGCTGCGTACCTACGTGCCATTATGCTGAGGCGAAATTAACACTTACTGCaacgagttacacccaaaaggagttgaacgaccacaatttttttaagagttgtcattttttacgggctaCGAAatgcgcgggatcagctagtataatatgaaaataatatcatcaacgaaatgtaataaataattatattataatataattttacattattaaactCGATCATGGCTAAAACTGAATTttaatttggtaatttaaaattatacccgCATAACGTTAAGGTTTCAAAACTTTAAGTGTGCAACGCTTACGCTGCGTATGCACGTCATGCATTCATGCCACTGAGTCTTCGTTTAACGTCGAGGTTACGTTACTAGAAAACTCAACGTTTAGTGAAAAAAACGTGAGACACATTTTATACGCACTTAAAATATGTTCCTACCAATGAATagcacagtaaaatataatgagtaataCACCATATACAgttacgtatttattttaatgccCATTCCTTCCCTCCCTGGTTTTTTAGTGGACATTTTTCTcactcataaaaatgtacaacacaTATGATATAGTAATAGTACCATGCagtataaaaatctatttatagAGCCCCAGAATTTTGAATATCGTAGGTACTCTCAGTAGCatcgaataacaaaataattaaagcaaattattaaatgtattcatttttttttatctatttataaaattgtaaactttaaaaattaatatttctaatcGATACCCACCCAATGGTCGCATAATGAAATATGGCCTCATggctaataaatttaaaaataattttaaatatttatagaaaacgaCCAAATTGtccaatgataatatgtaatttataattaaaaaaaatatcatgtaggtatctacagttttttttttgagttaccTACACCAAacaatcaaaatcaattttgtcaaaaacttgtGTCTTGctaaaaatttcagtttttccttaattttttgttcctcgtagattttgaataatattaggatattctttaaattaccaaatatattattcattttccaCTAGACAAGATAcctactgaagttgaaaatcgacgtattatttcaactatttatcgtgtatataaacacacaaaaaaaaatcattacacattattgtaaaatcgttATTGTCTTCATCGCTCcgatcagaatctaataatattatgtatgaaatacaataataataacattattgtcatcattataccttattatttattattagaaaagtaTGTTAGTAtaaatagttaggtaggtaatataataaattatcttctgtataatataccaattttgatgaatctgttttcaaaaaaaaagctCTTACAAATTTGCTGCAATTGCCCCCTCCCCACCCCCCCCCTAAAAACACCACTGACCATACACGACAACTGTAGCGGGTTATTCGTTTTTCTTTGGAAGACTGGAGGATtggaaaaaactaatataactaacagacaaatactattttaaagcTAAAGCTCATATTACcttttcaacatttatttttatatgattattgtattatcgtgtaatatttctaaatatatacctatatatatatatataaaattagtaaaaaataataataaatgttatagcccccgcaaaataaattatttaattttttcttaaaatattaatgaacccTTAAAAATTCAACTGTAGTAcctatttcttatttttttttttggaaaatatcattataaactttataataattttatattgcctAGGACCTaggtatgataaatattattagctgtatgcctgtatttgtcttatataatattagtaggtatacttctcattaaaataattaatataatggataattttcaaaatgttcataataatattattttgttttaaatcacGATTTGAACCAACATATGTTAATGGTTCTTTAATTCTTTTAAAAGATAAGGTACCTACATTCATTAActatttgtttgataattatttggattatttgacgtatcgatcatttgaaatagttttattttagattctgagtggaacgataaatgtattgattttacaatgatgatgtgtgttttttttttatttttgtgtctgtcataactttttaggacagtaaaaatgcttagattttcttcaacagtatcttttctgataggaaagtgaatctagttggtactttggggggtcaaaagtaaaaatttccaagtacttttcaaaagtgccgtgaaaaccaaaaagaaaattaaggaaaaacgggaatttctacgctaaatttgtttttgagaaaattgattttggtttttggtgtaactctaaaactaataatacaatttaataataatacaataaaaaatcagaaaaatataaaatttcaactACCACGAGAAAGAGATACGTctcttattaatatcattatcctATTGTATTGATGAAAAATATGCCTATTCTGGCGATAAACTGGTATATCAATCTGTGATGAATGCAAAGAAATCATATAGCTTAAAAAGATTAAAACGTGTAAAATAGGATTACAATTTACCCTGAGCAAATAAATACACCTTCGAAAACATGCCCCCCTGTCCGATCCTCTcatcttaacttaacttacttacATAAgtcttaaatacatattattaactttaagctTATTCAACAGTTATGTAAATGAGTGcatgtaaatattacatttttttaataaaaatttgttctattgtaaaatattattaaaaacaatcggcattaattaattattaattaaaaattttacatacatttattatttttgaaatactatatttcaaatcaataaaataaaactggtaTACtactgtatttaataataatacaattataaatgtttaaaacgaaCGAAACAAAACTAGTACCTATTGTCCTATTGGACTTTTGGTCAAACTTGTGAgctcaaaattgtattataccatatgttttaatttaatacaagtaaATTTCAtcctttatattgttataaatacaaGATCTTAAAagaattgtaatttaattgtacCATTTAATCGCATTTATTTTGGACCTCAACATCTAATAATTAGAAgtctttttattacataaatataatattaattaaaacaa
This genomic window from Metopolophium dirhodum isolate CAU chromosome 1, ASM1992520v1, whole genome shotgun sequence contains:
- the LOC132953653 gene encoding protein FAM200A-like, which encodes MIQTDDCEVQQEAVELKNDRTLLVKFNEVTLDSFWVALNNEYPRLSKKAIEVLLQFSTSWLCEHGFSALTNIKTKKRNRLTKTTIEDDMRLALSTINPRIPQLCKKHQGQISH